A section of the Engystomops pustulosus chromosome 3, aEngPut4.maternal, whole genome shotgun sequence genome encodes:
- the B3GNT7 gene encoding UDP-GlcNAc:betaGal beta-1,3-N-acetylglucosaminyltransferase 7: MSQWKKRVYKSVCISFCLVIMLTIFQRGASPGLLFSQSSMDSRELLSEVKRDTYPVPDGFWAAKTEKQATIESVTDTHSAEWDVNFINCTANWNLTNLDWFKTLEPNFQQFLLYSHCRYFPMIINNPQKCRGDVHLLIVVKSIITQHDRRDVIRKTWGKEKEVNGKKIRTVFLLGTAMKEEERANYQKLLDFENQIYGDIIQWDFLDSFFNLTLKEVHFLKWMTIYCPHVAYIFKGDDDVFVSPNNILDFLDGNTTPDLFVGDVLYKARPIRKKENKYYIPNSLYSKNFYPPYAGGGGFIMAGSLVKRLFKASETLDLYPIDDVFLGMCLEVIKVNPVFHEGFKTFGIVKNKNSKMNKEPCFYRHMLVVHKLLPAELQQMWDLVHSNLTCSRKVNIL, from the exons ATGTCGCAGTG GAAAAAGAGAGTCTACAAAAGCGTGTGCATCTCTTTCTGCTTGGTAATCATGTTGACCATCTTCCAGAGGGGGGCATCTCCTGGACTTCTTTTCAGTCAAAGTAGTATGGATTCACGGGAGCTTTTGAGTGAAGTGAAAAGGGACACCTATCCAGTCCCAGATGGGTTTTGGGCAGCCAAAACAGAGAAACAGGCGACCATAGAGTCTGTTACTGATACACATTCTGCTGAATGGGATGTTAATTTCATCAACTGCACTGCAAATTGGAACTTGACCAATTTGGACTGGTTCAAGACACTGGAACCGAACTTTCAGCAGTTTCTTTTGTACAGTCACTGCCGCTATTTCCCCATGATCATCAATAATCCGCAGAAGTGCAGGGGAGACGTTCATCTCTTGATTGTGGTAAAGTCAATAATAACCCAGCATGACCGAAGGGATGTCATTCGTAAAACTTGGGGAAAGGAAAAAGAGGTTAATGGCAAAAAAATCAGAACTGTGTTTCTTCTAGGGACTGCAATGAAAGAAGAGGAGAGAGCCAATTACCAAAAACTGTTGGATTTTGAGAACCAGATATATGGAGATATAATACAGTGGGATTTTCTAGATTCCTTTTTTAATTTGACTCTAAAGGAGGTGCACTTTCTAAAGTGGATGACCATATACTGTCCACATGTAGCCTATATTTTTAAAGGGGATGATGATGTATTTGTCAGCCCCAATAACATTTTGGACTTTTTAGATGGCAATACCACGCCGGATCTCTTTGTAGGAGATGTTCTCTACAAAGCACGACCCATcaggaaaaaagaaaataaatactaTATTCCAAACTCTCTGTATAGTAAGAACTTTTATCCTCCATATGCTGGGGGTGGTGGATTCATCATGGCAGGTTCTTTGGTGAAGAGATTGTTCAAAGCATCAGAAACCTTGGATCTGTATCCTATTGATGATGTCTTTCTGGGAATGTGTCTAGAAGTTATTAAGGTTAACCCCGTATTTCATGAAGGGTTTAAAACATTTGGCATTGTAAAGAATAAAAACAGCAAGATGAACAAAGAGCCATGTTTTTATCGCCATATGCTTGTCGTGCACAAGCTTCTTCCTGCTGAACTACAACAAATGTGGGACCTTGTGCATAGTAACTTAACGTGTTCTCGGAAGGTCAATATCCTTTAG